The DNA region TGGTTTGCCTGGATAAGTACAAGTGGGTGCCTGGTTATGTGGGTGGTGCAAGGCCGGTCTGAAAAAGGGGCTCCCCTGCCGGTGGTCTCATTCCTACTCGTTCCCTCCCAGGGGTTACGTGTGCATCGTCACCAACGTGGCCTCGCAATGAGGCAAAACCGACGTAAACTACACTCAGCTAGTCGATCTGCATGCCCGATATGCCGAGTGTGGTTTACGAATCCTGGCCTTCCCCTGCAACCAGTTCGGGAAGCAGGTGCGTGGCCGACCCCAGGCAATGGCCCTGAGTGGGGGTGCTATGCCTGTGTGCGGTGGCGGGCACCTTACCAGTCAGGCAATTGCTATCCGCAGGAGCCAGGAAGTAATCAAGAAATCAAGGAGTTTGCGGCAGGCTACAATGTCAAGTTTGACATGTACAGCAAGATCTGTGTAAATGGGGACGATGCCCACCCACTGTGGAAATGGATGAAAATCCAGCCCAAGGGCAGGGGCATGCTGGGAAAGTGAGTGGCCCTGGGGAGTGGGCAGCGGGCGGCCGCATGTCTCTGGACCAGGGTAGGAGTGGGTGCcaacttttttggtttgttttgaggcagggtctcactatgtagctctagcttgCCTGAAACTCAGGGATCCGCCTCCCCTAcctgctgggatgaaaggtgtgcgccaccacctggccggGCCTCAGATttctttatttgcattttatgtgtatgggtgctttgcccgAGTGTGTTTATATGCACCTGGGTGTAGTATGTTTAGAGGCCAGAAGGCGGCGTTGGGTCTCccagagctggtgttacaggGGCTTGGTAGGTTGTAgccaccacgtgagtgctgggcactgaaccctgatcctctgtaagagcagtcagtgctttttttttgttgtttatttagacagggtttctctgtgtagttttggagcctgtcttggatctcgctctgtagcccaggctggcctcccgagtgctcccACCTCccggcagtcagtgctctaaccactgatcTGTCTCTACCCCACCTCTTTTCCTCCCCAGATTATTTTCACTTactgtgtatttttcatttcattattttcacccgctgtgtatgggtgttttgtctgtatgcacGTCTGTGGactgcatgcatgcctgatgccctcagaggtcaggagagggcctGTGgttccctggaaccggagttacagacctTTGTGACCAACtatgtgatgtgggtgctggggagttTGACCCCCTTCTTCAGAAGAGAGCGATACATTCTTTTAGcactgagtgctggggttagaggcgtgCGCGCCCACGTCCTGGCGGGAACCATTCCTaaaccctctctcttccctctctcagcGCCATCAAGTGGAACTTCACCAAGGTAAGAgtgttatactgtgtgtgtgtgtgtggggggggtggccCACCTCCCTGCACCCCGGCCAACCATGTTCTCCGTCCCACAGTTTCTCATTGATAAGAACGGATGCGTGGTGAAGCGCTATGGTCCCATGGAGGAGCCCCAGGTAAGCGCCTCGGTGATGCAGCTGGGTGTGAGCTGGGGCCGGGGCCGTGCGTGGCTGCTGGGGGACAGGTCTGACCGTGTCCTCCCACAGGTGATAGAGAAAGACCTGCCGTGCTATCTCTAACCTACAAGTGTGAGCCGCCACCGAGCCCCCCTGCCCTGTGACCCCCGGAACCTTCCACCCGGCACTCATGACGGTCTGCCTGCAAACCAGCCCGCTGGTGGGGCAGTCCCGAGGACCTGGCGTGCACCCCGCCGGAGGAAGGTCCGGGGCCTGTGGCCCTGGGCTTGAG from Peromyscus leucopus breed LL Stock chromosome 22, UCI_PerLeu_2.1, whole genome shotgun sequence includes:
- the Gpx4 gene encoding phospholipid hydroperoxide glutathione peroxidase isoform X1; translated protein: MGRAASGNPGRCRQRGGSPGGRRRRERPRRRPRKRRGPRRRRKACARRRRRARPRRNDPVVPVPGPLLQEPPQASNCAELLGLCASRDDWRCARSMHEFSAKDIDGHMVCLDKYKGYVCIVTNVASQUGKTDVNYTQLVDLHARYAECGLRILAFPCNQFGKQEPGSNQEIKEFAAGYNVKFDMYSKICVNGDDAHPLWKWMKIQPKGRGMLGNAIKWNFTKFLIDKNGCVVKRYGPMEEPQVIEKDLPCYL
- the Gpx4 gene encoding phospholipid hydroperoxide glutathione peroxidase isoform X2, with the protein product MSWGRLSRLLKPALLCGALAAPGLAGTMCASRDDWRCARSMHEFSAKDIDGHMVCLDKYKGYVCIVTNVASQUGKTDVNYTQLVDLHARYAECGLRILAFPCNQFGKQEPGSNQEIKEFAAGYNVKFDMYSKICVNGDDAHPLWKWMKIQPKGRGMLGNAIKWNFTKFLIDKNGCVVKRYGPMEEPQVIEKDLPCYL